Part of the Halorhabdus utahensis DSM 12940 genome, CTCCGAGAGTTCTTCCGGGTCGATGCGATGGGGTTCCGGGACGTCGAGGACGAGACCGTGTCGCAGCAGGGCGTCGACCTCCTCCTCGACGTCGTCTGATTCCTCGTCTTCCGGGATGTCCGTCGGCCCCAGGGTCTCCCGCTGGATGCCGAGTTTGAACTGCAGGCACCGTCGGAAGGCGTCCTGACTGCCCGTCCAGTCGTCGGGCGGGATCACGGACGGACACCGCGGGTGGAACTTACAGCCGGTCGGCGGGTCACGGGGGCTCGGCACCTCGCCCGTGACGTTCGCCCGGTCGCGTTCCGCGTCGGGATCGATCACCGGGACGGCGTCGAACAGCGCCTCCGTGTAGGGGTGTTTCGGGTCCGTGACGATGTCGTCCGTGTCGCCGATCTCGACGACGTCCCCCAGGTACATGATCGCCGTGCGGTCGCACATGTACCTGATCAGCGAGAGGTCGTGGCTGATGAACACGTACGTGAGGTCGTACTCCTCTCTGAGGTCCTGCATCAGGTTGAGGACACTCGCCCGGATCGAGACGTCCAGCATCGAGACCGGCTCGTCGGCCACGACGAAGTCAGGATCGACGACCAGCGCCCGCGCGATGGCGACGCGCTGGCGCTCGCCGCCCGAGAGTTCGTGGGGGAACGACCGGAGATACGGCTCGGCCGGTGCCAACCCGACGTCTTCGAGCACCTCGATGACGCGGTCGCGACGCTCGTAGTAGTCCTCGCCGATGTCGTTGATCTGCAGGGGCTCCGCGACGGCGTCCTCGACGGTCATCCGGGGGTTGAGACTCTCGAAGGGGTCCTGGAAGATCATCTGGACGCGCTGTCTGAACTCGCGTTGCTCCGCGGCGGAGAGGTCCGTGACGTCCATGCCGTCGAACTCGACATCTCCCTCGGTCGGATTCAGCAGTTTGACCAGCATCTTCCCCAGGGTGGTCTTCCCACAGCCCGATTCGCCGGCGATCCCGAGGACCTCGCCCTCCTCGACGGACAGCGAGACGCCGTCGACGGCACGGACCGGCTGTGGTTCCCGACCCAGGAGCGTATCGAGCAGGCCCTGGGAACTCCCGAACAGCTTCGAGACGTCCCGTACCTCCATCAAGGTTGAATCTATCGTTCCTGCCATGTCTCGTCCTCCGTCGCTCGGTTGCGTAGCTCCTCGATCTCGTCCACCCGGTGACAGGCCGACCGATGCCCGTCAGTGGTCGCCTGACTGAGTTCCCCTTGTTGGCTTTCGACGTCGAACATTGGCGGGTGGGACTTCTCACACGCGTCGACCGCGAACGGGCAGCGATCGATGAACCGACACTCGTCGGGCGGATCCACCAGCTGGGGTGGCGTCCCGGGGATCGAGAGCAACTGTTCGTTCTCGGCCGTGATCGTCGGGAAGGAGTTCTCCAGCCCCAGTGTGTAGGGGTTGGCGGCGTTCTCGAAGATGTCGTGGGTCGTCCCGCTCTCCATCAGCCGACCGCCGTACATCACGCCGATCCGGTCGCACGTCTCGGCCATGACGCTGATGTCGTGGCTGATGATCAGCATGGCCGCGTCGAACTCCTCTTGCATGTCCCGGATGGCGTCGAGCACCCGGTCCTGGATGATGACGTCGAGCGCCGTCGTCGGCTCGTCGGCGATCACCAGATCGGGGTCACAGGCCATCGCCATGGCGATGATCGCGCGCTGGCGCATCCCCCCGGAGAACTCGTGGGCGTAATCGTCGGCCCGTTCGGGTTCGACGCCGACGCTTTCGAGCAGTTGCATGGCCCGCTCCCGGGCCTCCTCGTCGGTGGTTTCCGGTTCGTGCAACTGGATGGCCTCCGTGATCTGGTCGCCGACCTTGTACACCGGGTTCAGCGCGTTCATCGCGCTCTGTGGGATCAGGGAGATGGTGTTCCAGCGGACCTGCCGGATCTCGGTCTCGTCGAGGGCGGCGAGGTTCATCTTCCCGTCCTGACGCACCGGGATCGAATCGTCGGCGATCGCCTCGTTGGTTGGCTCGCCTCCCTCGTCGGTCCATTTGGGCAACACCCAGTCGAGCCAGATCTCGCCGCTCTCGACGTAGCCGTTGCGGTCGAGCAACTGCAGGATGGACTTTCCGAGCGTCGTCTTGCCGCAGCCGGACTCGCCGACGAGGCCGAACGTTTCGCCGGGTTCGACGGTGAAGTTGACGTCCTCGACGGCGTGGACGGCCCCGTCGTCAGTGCTGTATCGTACCGAGAGATCGTTGAATTCCAGCAGTGTCATAGTCACTCACGTTGTGGGTTGGCGACGTCTTCCATCGAGAAGCCCATGAAGTAGAAGGCGGCCGCCACCAGCGCGATGGCGATCCCCGGCGGTAACAGCCACCACGGGGCGGAGAAAACCTCGTTTTGGGCCTGGATGTTCTGGAGCATCAGTCCCCACGACTGGGACGTGAAGTCGGCGAGACCGAGATACGCCAGCGACGCCTGGGTCAGGATCGCGTAGGCGGCGTCCTGGGCCAGGTAAACGAAAGTCAGCGGCAACACGTTCGGCAGGATGTGCCGGAAGACGATGCGAGCGTCGCTTGCCCCGGCCACCTTCGCGGACTCGACGTAGGAACGTTCCTTCAGGGACAGGGTCTCCCCGCGGATGACGATGGCGTTGTTCACCCACGACTTGATCACGATCGCGATGATGATGTTCGTCGTGTTGACTCCACGGATGGCCACCAGCAGGATCACCAGCGGCAGGAACGGGAGACTGTAGACGATGTCCGCGATGCGCTGGATGAGTTCGTCGATCCACGTGTTCCCGTAGAATCCGCTGATCAGTCCCAGCGGGACGCCGACCAGGCTCGAGAGGATCCCGGCGGCGAGGCCGATGTACAGGGCGTTCGAGGCCGAATAGACCATCAGCGTCGCGATCCCCTCGCCGAGATGGTTGGTCCCCAGCGGGGCGAAGAAGGGATCGCCGAACGCCGGCGGATGCGGGAGCGACCGCGTCTGTTCTAACGTCATTCGGCCGCCTTCCGTTCCGAGAAACGCCTTCCATTCCAGGCTATGTGGCGCGAACACGGACGGGAACAGCGCCCAGAGGCCGAAGACGACGAGGATCAGGAGTCCGACGATCCCCATCCGGTGTTGGCGATAGCGCTCCCAGCCCCGCTGGAACCGCTCGATGCGGGGGCGATAGCGACGGGCGAGCGATTCGAAACGCGACGGTTCGTCAGTGTCTGTCGCCATCTATTCGTTGCCTCCGAATTTGATCCGCGGGTCGAGATACGTGTACACGACGTCCTGCAACAGTCGCGCGATGATGATCAGGATTGCCAGGATGAAGAACACCGCCTGCACGACCGGGGTGTCCTGCTGTATCACTGCGGTGACGACCACGCTGCCCATCCCCGGCCAGTTGAAGACGTTCTCGATGATGATCGATCCGTCGAGAATGAACGCCAGGGCGACGATCGCCGATGTCGCCACCGGGATCAGGGCGTTTCTCGCGGCGTGTTTGACGATGACGGTCCGCTCGCTGAGGCCTTTGGCCTTCGCGAGGTAGACGTAGTCCGCGTCGGTCACGTTGTTCATCTGGGTTCGCATCACCAGCATCGACCCGACCCAGGTGATCGCGGCGACGGTGAACGCCGGCAACGCGAGGTGACGCAGGAAGTCGACGATGACGTTGACCGCTGTCAGGTCGAACTCCGGGAACTGCGTCACCATGTACTTGCCGGGCAGCAGGCCGAGTTGATAGTTGAAAACCCACATGAACAACCAGGCGACCCAGAACACCGGGATCGAGTAGATGAACAGGCTCCCCGAGAACAGCGACTGGTCCTTCATCGTCCCGCGCCACCAGCCGAGGTACATCCCCACGAGCGGGCCGACGACGTAGCCGACGATGTAGACCGATCCGAAGAGGATCAGCGTCCGGGGCAACCGCCGGGCGATCAGGTCCCAGACGGGCACGTTCCAGTTGATCGACCACCCGAAGTGTCCCATCTGGTAGTTGATCATGAACCGGGCGTACTGGACCCAGATCGGATCGTTCAGTCCCCACCTCGCCTCGAGTTGGGCGATCTGCTCGGCCGTCATTCCCGGGCTCCGCATCTGGCTGATAAAGCTGCCCGGCATCGACTTGACCAACAGGAACAGCAGTGTCATGATGACAAGCAGCGTCAGATACGACGCGACCAGTCGCTTACCGAGGTACCTGGCGCTTATCCGACTCATCGCCTCACCTCACACCTACCGACGCCGTGCCGTGTCATTGCAGGGCTCTGTCTTGCTACGATGTCGCGTTGTGATTAATGTGCCGAATCGGCTCGATTCTGTCGACGAAACGACCGAACGGGCTATTCGTTCTCGTAGATGTTCAGCATCTGGGTCGTCAGTGCCGGGCCGCCGACGCCGGGGATGTTCTCGATCGCGCCGGAAAACCGCTGGTGGAGCGGCCAGAACACTTTGCTGTACTGATAGACCATGTACGGCGAGTCGAGGTAGATCCGCTCGACCGCCTGGCGGACCAGCGCATTGCGCTCCTCGGGGTCGATCGTCCGGCGTGCTTGATCGATCAGGTCGTCGGCGCCCGCGTGGTCGAACAGCCCGTACCCGGTGTTGTTGTTGAGTTGGCGCTGGTCGTTTTCCTGCTCGGACCCTTCCTCGACGACCGAGTGATCGTCGGCGTTGTCGCTGTGGAAGAGATTGTAGAGCGAACTGACGCCAAGCGGCGACGTGTTCCCCCAGCCGAGGTGGGTGACGTCGAAGTCCTCCTGGGCGTACAGCCGCGGGAGGAGTGCGTTGAACCCGACGGTTTCCCGCTTGATCGGGATGCCGAGCTCCTGCATGTTCTTGACGTAGACCTGGTCCATCTCCGTCAGCTCGGGCACCAGCTCCGGTGGGTAACTGATGTACGTCAGCGGCTCCCCGCGGATCTCGGTGATCGTCTGGCCGTTGACGCGGATCTCCTGGTCGACGCCATCGACGTCCTGGAGGACCGAGGACGTCACCTCGCCGAAGGAGTAGTCGTGTCGCGGCGCGGACTGACTCGCCGTGACGCCGGTCAGGCTGCCGGGGTAATCCTTGCCGGCGAACGTCCCGCTCTCGCCGGTGACGAGCTGTCCCTCTGTGAGGAACGACCGGACGGTTTCGAGGTCCGGTTCCCCCTCGCCATCCCCGCGGAACTCGAAGGCGTTTGTCGCCGGGTCCTCGAGGATCTCGGCACCCGTCTCGGTCTCGGGACGGACGGCCTCGTAGGCGGGCGGCATGATGAAGTCACCTTCGAGGACGTAGTTCTGATTGAGTGTCCGCACCCACTGGATGTCGTCCCAGAGGAACTCCAGAGCCTGCCGGAAGGCCGCGTCGTCGAAGGGGGTCCGGCGAAGGTTGAACATGAAGAAACCGTAGCCGGTGTCGCCCCCGCGGACGAGTTGTCTGTCCTCCTCGCGGGCCTTCTGGATCTCCCCTGTCGGGAGCGTGTTGTATATCGCGTCGATCTCGTCGTTGAAGAAGTCCTGGACGTACGCCGACTCGCTGCTGTAGACGAGATACCGGAGCTCATCCAGGAACGGGCCACCCTGGACGAACGTATCGTGTTCCGCCAGCCAGTCGAGTTGGCCGAGCTGGTACTCGTCCGGGTCCCGGAAGGTCAGTTCGATGGACGTGTCGGGTTCGTACTGCGTCAGCTCCGCCATTCCCAGGCCGACCGGCCCGCCGCTGTCGACCTGCTGACCCGGCTGGTACTCCGTGTAGTCGTCGACGTCGCTCCAGACGTGTTCGGGCAGCAGCGGCAACTGGAGCTGGTTGAGCGCGTAGGTACCGACGACCTGGTTCATCGAGAGATGGACGTCCCAGTCGCCTGATGCCTCCTCGACGGAGTCGATCGCTTTTAGATCCGAGGTGTACTTGCCCGGCTCCTGTTCGAGCAGGTACTCGTAGGTGAAGATCACGTCGCTGACCGTGAAGTCCTCGCCGTCGCTCCAGGTCAGGCCGTCCCTGACGTTGAAATAGACGTCCGGGTTCGGGTCCTCGCCCTCGGTGTTCTCCATGGTCCAGTCGGTGTATACCCAGGGCTTCACCTCGAAGGTCGTCCAGTCCAGGAACGTGCCGTACTCCCAGATGAAGTCCATGATCGCCGTCGCGTAGGACGACGACGTGTTCAGGACGTTGACGCTCGGCGGCGAGGACGGCAGCGACATCGTCAGCGTGCCGCCCTGTGGCGGCGTGTCCGGCCCCTCCGTCGTGTCTGCAGGCCCCTCCGTGTCCGTGGTGTCCGACTGGCTGCATCCCGCGACGCCCGCTGCAACGGCCCCCGCACCGACGGTTTGCATGAACCGCCGTCTGTCGACATTGCCTTGTGATTTCTTGTCAGACATATCCCCCCATAGCGGACCCCTGGTCTTAAAATGTCGGGATACATTCGAGACAGATGTCCGCGCTTTAGGAGGATTAAACACAGATATTCACTCTAAAATGGAATGAAGTGTAACAGTATCCCACTTCTATTCGTGTTCGTTCGAAATATTAATCCTCAATTATAATTTGTGGACATCTATCCGACTGCTGCGGCCACGCCGGTCGTCGGGGGTGAGCGTATCGGCCGGCGCTACCGGCTGCGAAGCCGTGACCGGACGAATATGCCGAAATAGAGCGTCGTCATCCCGCCCATGAGTGCAAGTGACAGATACATTGTCGTCGAGATTTCCCCTCGTCCACTCCCGGCCCATCCGACGCCTAGCAGCGACCAGATGGTCGCCAGTCCGGATCCGAGGGTCAACAGGCCGGCCGCGAGCAGTTCGTCCTCGCGCCACCGGAGTGCCGCGAGCGCGCCGAGGAACACGACTGCCGTCCCGACGCCGATGACCGCCATCGTCGACGACATGCCAGTACTGTGGAGCTGTATCGTCCTCAACGTTCCTATCTCACTCCGAATCGTCCCGGCCGGTCGTCGTCATTGCGTAGCGACGCCCGTCGGAGCAGGCACATGTCGATCCCCCGCTCCGGCTATCGACGACCGGCGTTCAGTCGTTGATCCGGACGGCTTCGAGTCGCACGTCTTCTTCGGGCTCGTCACGCGGGCCGGTGTCGACGTTCTCGAGTGCTTCGAGCGTGTCCATGCCGTCGATTACCTCGCCGAAGACGGCGTGATCGCCGTCGAGATGGGGCTGGGCGTCGAACGTGATGAAGAACTGCGAGCCGTTGGTGTTGGGCCCGGAGTTGGCCATCGAGACGACGCCGGGGCCGTCGTGGCCCAGATCGCTGTCGAACTCGTCGTCGAAGGTGTAGCCCGGGCCGCCGCGACCGGTCCCCGTCGGGTCGCCCATCTGGACCATGAACCCGTCGATGATCCGGTGGATCGGCGTGTCCTGATAGAACGCATCGCCGCGGGTCTCGCCGGTTTCGGGGTCCTCCCAGGTCGGGGTTTCGGGGGCTGGTTCGGCGTCGGCCGCGGGGTCGTGTTCCGCCAGGTTGACGAAGTTCTGTACGGTGGTCGGGACGCGCTCGTCGTACAGTTCGATCTCGATGTCGCCGTGGGTCGTCTCCAGTGTCGCTGTCAGGTCTCCCATGGACGGGCCAACGAGTGGGGCATGCATAACCGTGGTGATACAGGGAACGGTGACCGTGAGGGGCTGACAGTCGGTGCGTTTCCATCACCCGCGGAAACCGACCGGTTCGGCCGACTCGGTGGCTCGGAAATCAGCGGACGATGGGTTTTACTACTGTCAATCGTGAATGTAGTCTATGAGTACGGAGCGGCCGTCAGACGAGCACAGCGCGGCGACTGATTCGAACTCGGGTGGGGCGTCCATCGAGGACGGCGTCGAGTGGTCGTTGCTGAACTGGATCGTCATTGGCGTCTTTGCCGGGCTGACGCTCGTCGGAATCGTCCTCTCGACCGGCGTCCTCGGGTGGGCCGTCGCAATCCCCACCGATGGCTCAGACCCGAATCCAGTGACGATCCCGGTGTATGTCTACCTCTATGCCGGTTTCGGGGCACTTGGGTACATCTTCACGAAGCTCATGCACAAACTGGATCGCTACACCGAGTGGAATCAGTGGGAGCACGTCGTCGAGATGGCGATGCGGATCCCGGCGGCGTGCATTCTGGCGGCGGGCGTCTACCTTCTTCTGGGGAACTTCGGCAGCGTCGAGGGCGTCGACGGTGCCCGGTTCGCCGCCGGCGTGGCCTTCCTCGTCGGCCTGTACGTCAACGTCGCGCTGAAAGCCCTGGGGAGCCTCGCGGACCGGATTCTCGGCCGCCGGCCTCGCCAGCCGCAGTGATCTAGTTCCGGACCCGGTTTAGGGCTTGACCAACACCTTGATCGCCTCGCGCTCATCCATCGCCCGGTAGCCCTCGGGCACGCCGTCGAGGTCGACCGTCTTCGTAAAGATCGGCGAGGGGTCGAGCGTCCCACCGAGGACATCCGCGAGCAATTCGTCCGCATAGGCCCGGACCGGCGCGATCCCCCCGTTCAACGAAATGTTGTCCATGAACAGTCCGAAGATGTCGAGTCCGTCGTCCTCGATCCCGTGTGGGACGCCCACGTACCCTACGGTCCCGCCAGGCCGACAGACCTCGATCGCGGTGTTCATCGCACCCGTCGATCCGACACACTCCATGACGTGGTTCGCGCCGCCGTACGTGAGCTCCTGGGCACGCTCGACGGCCTCCTCGCCGCGCGCGGCGATCGTGTCTGTCGCGCCGAACGATTCGGCGAGTGCGAGGCGGTCCTCGTGGTGGCCCATCGCGATGATCCGTTCGGCACCGAGCCGGCGGGCGGCGAGGACGCCACACAGCCCAACCGCGCCGTCGCCGACGACGATGCACGTCGAGCCGGCGTCGACGCCCGCACTGACCGCGGCGTGATGGCCCGTCCCCATGACGTCCGTCAGCGGGAGGATCGCCTGGAGCGTCTCCTCGTCGTCGGCATGGCGGTCGGGCACGCGCACGAGCGTGCCGTCGGCGTGGCGCGCTCGGACGTACTCGCCCTGTGCGCCGCCGTCCTCGCCACCCCAGAACCCGCCGTTCACACAGGAAGTGTGGAGTCCCTTCCGGCAGAACTCACACTCGCCACAGCTGGTGACGAACGGCGCGAACACCCGATCGCCGGGCGCAACCGAGCGGACTTCTTCGCCCACTTCCTCGACGATCCCCATCGGTTCGTGACCGATACGGGAAGGGACGTCGCGGTCCTCTTGCCCGCGGTACGGCCAGAGATCCGACCCGCAGATCGCGGTGTGGGTCACGCGGACGACGGCGTCGGTCGGCGCGTCGAGTGCCGGTTTCGGGACGTCTTCGATAGCGATCTCGCCTGGGCCGCGAAAGACGGCTGCGCGCATGTCCATCGCGACGGACGCGATCGTCTTAAATTCGGGACTGGCCGGTCGAGCTCACACCGTCGCGATCATGGCGACGTTACACACGACCACAACCCCCGTGACGCCGCCGAACCCTGCGAGGGCGGCGTACCCCTGCTGTTCGTCGACAAGATACCAGGTCGCAGCCAGGACCGTCAACGCAGCGAGTTTGAGTCCGACGAGGCCCACGACCCCCAGTGTTTCGAGGAGCGCGCGTGCGAGTGCGTTGCCCTCCGAAAGCCCCTGGCGAAGCCCGATCGTCGTCGTTACCACGTCGAGGATTGACGCCGTGAACACGGCTGTCCAGAGAGCCACGGACAGCGTTCTGAGCGAGAGCCACTCGACGACGTATTCGACCGATTCGATACGATAGTCAGTCGAAGCCGCCCTCTCGGACGGCGTCTGGTGCTTTCCCATCGGTGTACCCCCCGAACGGCGGATCCCAGTCCCCTGGATGATGGGTCCGCCGCTCCTCGGAAAGCAGGCTCCAGCCCCCTATTGCTGGATCTCACTCTCCCGGCTGATGGACCCTGTCCCCGTCCGGTATCTCTTCATGTCATACACCAATTATTTTATCCTTTCGGTTTCAGTCCCGAACGCTTCTCACAGCCCCGCGAGCGTGACCGTATTGAGCCCGACGACGACCAGCGTCACTATCGCAAACCCACCGAGGACGAGCCGAGCCGACTGTTCGGCCAGGTAGTGCCAGGCGATCACCAGGGCCACGAGGGCGACCAGTTTGAGTGCGCCGATCCCGGGGGTCCCGTAGGTAGTCATGAACGCCCGCGCGACCGCGTTGCCCTCGGGGAGGCCGGCGGCCGTTCCCACCATCGTCGTCACGACGTCGAGTGCGGACCCGACGAGGACGACGGTCCAGAGGACGACGTCGGCCTCGAACAGTGGACGGGGTTCCAGAAACGCCTCGAAGGTCGCCAGGCCGTCCTGGAACCACGTCGGAACGACTCGCTCGGGCAGCGTTCGGAACTCGATCATGTCCGGATGGCCGCCTTCATCGTGTGGGTCCCACTGTCGGCGGTGGTGACTGCCGGTAGTTCAGATAGAACGTTCGTCCACAGCCGTCCCGTCCGGGCCGTGGCCCCGCACGGTCACCGGCTGTGGATGACTGCGAGCGGGCGTTCCCGGTAGCGGTGGCTTCACCGCCGACGTCACCGAGACAGACGAATTCGATGCCGTCTCCGGCTTCAACGTCGGCAGTCGTGGCGGCGTACTCGTGATCTGCCAGTGGGTGACGCGTCACGGAGGCGTCCTGCAACGACGGGGCTCGATCGATACTCGTCACGGCCCCACAGTACGGACAGTGATACGTGACTTCGACCATATCTCCACCGTACGGGGCCGACGAATATAGTTGCCCGGTCGCCGAGGCTGTCAGGTGATCGATGCGAAGCGTGTTTTCTCGCACTGATTGAGGCCCGAAACCTTATGAGACGTGCCATACCAACTTTTGGCACGCAGATGTCAGCCAGTGTTGCTCCCATCGTCCTGGTGGTCGACGACGAGCCGGACGTCGCCGACGCGTACGCAGCCCAGCTGGAGGGCCAGTACACGGTTCTGACAGCCTACAGCGGCCAGGAGGCCTTGGAGACGCTCGACGAAACTGTCGATATCGTCCTGCTTGACCGCCGGATGCCGGGACTCTCTGGCGACGACGTCCTCGAACGCATTCGGGATCGCGGCCTCGATTGCCGGGTCGCCATGGTAACCGCCGTGGATCCGGACTTCGACATCATCGAGATGCCCTTCGACGCGTACATCACCAAGCCGGTCTCCCGTGACGATCTCTTCGAGACCATCGACCGCCTGTTGACGTTCCAGACCTACGAGAAGCAGTTCCAGGAACTGTACCGGGTGATGTCGAAGGTGGCGACGCTTCGGGCGAACAAGAGCGAGACCGAACTTCAGCACAACGACCCCTACCAGCGACTGCTCGACCGACGTGATCACCTGCGAGACCGCCTCGACGAGACGATGCTTTCGTTCGACGACGACGACTTTACGACCGCGTTCAAGGAATTCAACGACGCCGACTCGGAGTGACGGTGCGGGACGTTCTGTGGCGTCTGTGACCGGGTAGAACCGAAAACCCAAGTGTGCGGACGACAAAAGGTAACATATGACGCCCGTCTGGGGCTGGATCGTCGCGTACATACTCGGGTTTTTGCTCTTTCAGTTGCTCATCTACTGGTATCTCGGCGAAGACGGCACGTCGATCGAACGGACGACACCGGACAGTACCGAACAGGAACGCGGACCGCGCCCGTCGATCGAGACACGGGATACCGACGAGGGGGATGTCGGTGAGACGGTTCGCTGTCGGCACTGCGGGGCGGCAAACGAGTTCCATCCGAGTTACCGCTTCTGTCGGGTGTGCGCAAGGGAATACCGCTAGGTGGCCGTTTCTCGCGTCATGAGCCGGGCGACCGCCGCTATCACTCTTGAGAACCATGAAGAAACATCTATGTGCTGACGGTGTCTTTTTCATGTATGCGTCTGGCAAGTGGCGTGCCGGGATTTGACGAACTCGTCGAGGGGGGACTGTTGCCGAACCGGCTCTACGTCGTGAGTGGGCCGCCGGGCAGCGGGAAGACGACCTTTTCATCGATGTTCATCACCCAGGGTGCCAAAGAGGGGGATACCTGTCTGTACGTGACGATGCACGAGACGAAGTCCGAACTGAGCAAGGACATGGCCGGCTTCGAGTTCGGGTTCGACCGGGCCATGCAGTCGAATACGGTCCAGTTCCTGAATCTCGTGACCGAGAGTGGCAAACGGACGATCTCGCAGTTCGGGAGCGACGGCGGGCTGACCAACCGGCTGGTGGCCTACATCGAGGCCAACGACATCGACCGGGCGGTCATCGACTCGACGATGCTGCTGCAGCACTTTTTCACCGACGTCTCCGAGGAGATCACGGGCTTTCTATCGGCGCTGAAACAGACCGACGCCACCATCGTCCTGATCTCGGAGATGACTGACCCCAGCGCGTACTCGGACGAACACTATCTGGCGCACGGCGTCATCTTCTTCCACAATTTTCTGGATTCGGGGAGCATGACGCGGGGGGTCCAGGTGATCAAGATGCGCGGGACCGCCATCGACTGTGACATCCGCGAGATCGCGTTCTCGTCGGAGGGCCTGCGGGTGTTCCCTGATAGCAAGGTTCAGACGTAACATGTACGAACGCACGTACGGCACCGACTGGGAGACGCTCGGGAAGGACGAGGCTGCCGAGCGGGCGTTCGCCCTCGGCGTGGCGGCCGAGATCGGCGCGGGAAATCCCGAGGAATACGAGCGAGTCCTGCAAGCGGGGGGGACGTCCTACGATCGGAGCCTCATCGAACTCGCCTATCAGGAGGGCAAACGGAAGGCGGCCGGTCGACGTGGCGACGTCGAGGAATCGACCACGGTCTGGGCGGAACTCGTCGAACCGGACGGCGACAAGACGACCGTCGACCCCGAGGACGAACCGGAGCGCCGCGATTCGCTCCCGCCGGCACTGGATTCTATCGAGATGCTCGAACAGCGACTCGAAGACGGGCTCGAACGCGAGGAGCTGCCCGACTTTCTTCGGAAGTAACCTCGACCTCGGTCAGTGCCGCCGGCGTTTTTCTATCGCTGTCGCCGGAATCCCCGTCCAGCCACGGCTCTCACATCCCCCTTCACAGGGGAAACCACCCGTCAGGTCCCGGACGACGGGCGGCTGTGGCGGGCATCGACGGGCCGAGTTTCCCCGTCCGCGTCGGTGGACGGATTACCACTCGTCGTTCGTTCGGTGGCGATAGATCACTGCCCCGACGGCCAGCAGGATCGCCATCAGGCCGACGGCGACCCAGAGCAGCGTCGGACCCG contains:
- a CDS encoding ABC transporter ATP-binding protein, coding for MAGTIDSTLMEVRDVSKLFGSSQGLLDTLLGREPQPVRAVDGVSLSVEEGEVLGIAGESGCGKTTLGKMLVKLLNPTEGDVEFDGMDVTDLSAAEQREFRQRVQMIFQDPFESLNPRMTVEDAVAEPLQINDIGEDYYERRDRVIEVLEDVGLAPAEPYLRSFPHELSGGERQRVAIARALVVDPDFVVADEPVSMLDVSIRASVLNLMQDLREEYDLTYVFISHDLSLIRYMCDRTAIMYLGDVVEIGDTDDIVTDPKHPYTEALFDAVPVIDPDAERDRANVTGEVPSPRDPPTGCKFHPRCPSVIPPDDWTGSQDAFRRCLQFKLGIQRETLGPTDIPEDEESDDVEEEVDALLRHGLVLDVPEPHRIDPEELSEGVPVEALDLPAAVESALRDAARDVLTDGDYDSARDRLADRIESVCETEIPDLREAEDRTLACHLYGSSGGDR
- a CDS encoding ABC transporter ATP-binding protein gives rise to the protein MTLLEFNDLSVRYSTDDGAVHAVEDVNFTVEPGETFGLVGESGCGKTTLGKSILQLLDRNGYVESGEIWLDWVLPKWTDEGGEPTNEAIADDSIPVRQDGKMNLAALDETEIRQVRWNTISLIPQSAMNALNPVYKVGDQITEAIQLHEPETTDEEARERAMQLLESVGVEPERADDYAHEFSGGMRQRAIIAMAMACDPDLVIADEPTTALDVIIQDRVLDAIRDMQEEFDAAMLIISHDISVMAETCDRIGVMYGGRLMESGTTHDIFENAANPYTLGLENSFPTITAENEQLLSIPGTPPQLVDPPDECRFIDRCPFAVDACEKSHPPMFDVESQQGELSQATTDGHRSACHRVDEIEELRNRATEDETWQER
- a CDS encoding ABC transporter permease, which codes for MATDTDEPSRFESLARRYRPRIERFQRGWERYRQHRMGIVGLLILVVFGLWALFPSVFAPHSLEWKAFLGTEGGRMTLEQTRSLPHPPAFGDPFFAPLGTNHLGEGIATLMVYSASNALYIGLAAGILSSLVGVPLGLISGFYGNTWIDELIQRIADIVYSLPFLPLVILLVAIRGVNTTNIIIAIVIKSWVNNAIVIRGETLSLKERSYVESAKVAGASDARIVFRHILPNVLPLTFVYLAQDAAYAILTQASLAYLGLADFTSQSWGLMLQNIQAQNEVFSAPWWLLPPGIAIALVAAAFYFMGFSMEDVANPQRE
- a CDS encoding ABC transporter permease, giving the protein MSRISARYLGKRLVASYLTLLVIMTLLFLLVKSMPGSFISQMRSPGMTAEQIAQLEARWGLNDPIWVQYARFMINYQMGHFGWSINWNVPVWDLIARRLPRTLILFGSVYIVGYVVGPLVGMYLGWWRGTMKDQSLFSGSLFIYSIPVFWVAWLFMWVFNYQLGLLPGKYMVTQFPEFDLTAVNVIVDFLRHLALPAFTVAAITWVGSMLVMRTQMNNVTDADYVYLAKAKGLSERTVIVKHAARNALIPVATSAIVALAFILDGSIIIENVFNWPGMGSVVVTAVIQQDTPVVQAVFFILAILIIIARLLQDVVYTYLDPRIKFGGNE
- a CDS encoding ABC transporter substrate-binding protein translates to MSDKKSQGNVDRRRFMQTVGAGAVAAGVAGCSQSDTTDTEGPADTTEGPDTPPQGGTLTMSLPSSPPSVNVLNTSSSYATAIMDFIWEYGTFLDWTTFEVKPWVYTDWTMENTEGEDPNPDVYFNVRDGLTWSDGEDFTVSDVIFTYEYLLEQEPGKYTSDLKAIDSVEEASGDWDVHLSMNQVVGTYALNQLQLPLLPEHVWSDVDDYTEYQPGQQVDSGGPVGLGMAELTQYEPDTSIELTFRDPDEYQLGQLDWLAEHDTFVQGGPFLDELRYLVYSSESAYVQDFFNDEIDAIYNTLPTGEIQKAREEDRQLVRGGDTGYGFFMFNLRRTPFDDAAFRQALEFLWDDIQWVRTLNQNYVLEGDFIMPPAYEAVRPETETGAEILEDPATNAFEFRGDGEGEPDLETVRSFLTEGQLVTGESGTFAGKDYPGSLTGVTASQSAPRHDYSFGEVTSSVLQDVDGVDQEIRVNGQTITEIRGEPLTYISYPPELVPELTEMDQVYVKNMQELGIPIKRETVGFNALLPRLYAQEDFDVTHLGWGNTSPLGVSSLYNLFHSDNADDHSVVEEGSEQENDQRQLNNNTGYGLFDHAGADDLIDQARRTIDPEERNALVRQAVERIYLDSPYMVYQYSKVFWPLHQRFSGAIENIPGVGGPALTTQMLNIYENE
- a CDS encoding peptidylprolyl isomerase; the protein is MGDLTATLETTHGDIEIELYDERVPTTVQNFVNLAEHDPAADAEPAPETPTWEDPETGETRGDAFYQDTPIHRIIDGFMVQMGDPTGTGRGGPGYTFDDEFDSDLGHDGPGVVSMANSGPNTNGSQFFITFDAQPHLDGDHAVFGEVIDGMDTLEALENVDTGPRDEPEEDVRLEAVRIND